Proteins from one Chrysiogenia bacterium genomic window:
- a CDS encoding DEAD/DEAH box helicase family protein yields the protein MLIPGQRVVAQSEPELGLGIIVEVEEGTIDVLFPGSEVQRRYSVRTAPLRRLVLSVGQRAATKEGKRFTVEKIIEEDGLYRYKGKGVNILESDLHHQVEDLGAIDQFLTGDWSPRRTYDLRKEGWRLRAENLTPDVRGIAGCRVSLLPHQLYVARSVSRREMPRVLLADEVGLGKTIEAGLVFASLRALGRASRVLIVVPEALKNQWLVEMYRRFNEMFTMLDEARAADEEKTTGESVFLSARRVICSFEFLLGNPDRLSEATAENWDLLIIDEAHHLGWDVEEPDAEWVTAKLLSDHSRGLLLLTTTPR from the coding sequence ATGCTGATTCCCGGACAAAGAGTCGTCGCCCAGAGTGAGCCCGAACTGGGCCTTGGCATCATCGTAGAGGTCGAGGAAGGCACCATCGACGTGCTCTTCCCGGGCTCGGAGGTTCAGCGCCGCTACTCGGTGCGCACCGCCCCGCTGCGCCGGCTGGTGCTCAGCGTGGGCCAGCGCGCCGCCACCAAGGAAGGCAAGCGCTTTACCGTCGAGAAGATCATCGAAGAAGACGGCCTGTATCGCTACAAGGGCAAGGGCGTCAACATTCTAGAATCCGATCTCCACCACCAGGTGGAGGACCTGGGCGCCATCGACCAGTTCCTCACCGGCGACTGGAGCCCGCGCCGCACCTACGACCTGCGAAAAGAGGGCTGGCGCCTTCGCGCGGAGAATCTCACCCCCGACGTGCGCGGCATCGCCGGCTGCCGGGTCTCGCTGCTGCCCCACCAGCTCTACGTCGCGCGCAGCGTCTCGCGCCGTGAGATGCCGCGCGTGCTGCTCGCCGACGAGGTGGGCCTTGGCAAGACCATCGAGGCGGGCCTGGTATTCGCCTCGCTTCGCGCGCTCGGGCGCGCCTCGCGCGTGCTCATCGTCGTGCCCGAGGCGCTCAAGAACCAGTGGCTCGTCGAGATGTACCGCCGCTTCAACGAGATGTTCACCATGCTCGATGAAGCGCGCGCGGCCGATGAAGAGAAAACCACGGGCGAGTCCGTCTTTCTCTCGGCGCGCCGGGTCATCTGCTCCTTCGAGTTCCTGCTGGGAAATCCCGATCGCCTGAGCGAGGCGACGGCCGAGAACTGGGACCTGCTCATCATCGACGAGGCCCATCACCTGGGCTGGGACGTCGAAGAACCCGACGCCGAGTGGGTGACCGCCAAGCTGCTGAGCGATCACTCGCGCGGCCTGCTGCTGCTCACGACGACGCCGCGCC